Below is a genomic region from Miscanthus floridulus cultivar M001 chromosome 1, ASM1932011v1, whole genome shotgun sequence.
ATTCAAGCGGGGATCAACCCGAAACAGGCATATCCTCTTTGCAGCAGAGGTGCGCCGGCAGCCTAGTTTTGCTCACATTGGGCCGACGACCTCGCTCGATGAGTTGAGGTCCGAATTCCACGCGAATAAAACGGAGTCTGTTTCCCCTCCCCATGGCCATGGGAACCGCCGCCGCGAGAATTTAGCAAAGAGAACGAGGGGTGCGGAGAACATACACGTGGTCGAAGAGGTAGGCGCGGCCGGTGCGGCCGTAGAAATCCTGGAGATGATGGCGTCCTTGGAGGCGGCGTCCACTCGGCAGCGCCGGCACCTGAACACGCCCTCCCCCTCCAGCCGCTCCAAGAAGAGCAGCCCCATCCCAGAAATGCACCACCGCCACTACCGCCCGATCAATCGACGGATCAATTGGAAGCAGCAAGACAAGGGGGACAAGGGAAAGCACCGGTCGGTCCCGGTTCTCGGCTcccaaggaaagaagaaagataaggaaccTTTCCTTGAAGAGATGGCTACCGAGAAGAGATGGTGCGGAAAAGGGAGATGGGAATGGAGTGTGGGTGGCAGCAACCCCAACTCTGCAACAGCTTATGAGTCGCGCCAGCGCGTGAACAGCATGTATTTATGGCGAAGAAGGTCTGAGTCTGACGGACAATGGCGCCACGATGCTTCTCGAGTTCTGCCGTGGTTAGTTGATGCCTCAATAAAATACGTAATCAACAGAGCTGGCAGCAAGCGAATTTGTTGCAGAAGATGAGCGCTCCACTGATTCTTGACGGGATTCTGCCGTTCTGCGAAGCAAATCCCGATCAACTGATTCGCCTCAAAGTAAATCAATCAGACCACAAGCATGCAGTTAGAGGCAGCAGACAAACAGATGGCTAGGAGCTCTATCCAGAGGCAGAGTCAGCATTCAGCAGAGATCCCAGTAGGTTTACCTTCTTCGGTGCACACTGCACAAAGTGGTTCAGTCATGCATCAGGCGTGCTGCCATCTACTACTAAGGTCAACATCGCAAAAGGCATTCACACTTGTTGCTCCTGCCTACCAATGCAGAGCAAACTTATAACCACCAAACAAGAGTTTAACGCGCGAACAGTGCAGTACTGTGATAACCAAACCGGAAATAGCACACAAGTAAATCACCCATACTGTATAAGTACGTACAATACACCAACTGAAGCAGGTTGTACATACAGAAAATCTAACGGCACTCCTTGCGCCTACTGTCAAATACTGGCTAAATGTAACATACACAATTCAGCAATCCAGATTCGGAAGCTGATGCCAGATTCTACCAACATACAGTATTAAGACCAGTACAAGGGGGTGATGAAACTACTGTTTGCACCTATATAAGGATGGAACTGAGTGTCATGGTAAGTACATCAGAGATGAACAGCTAGTCCGAGATGATGGTGAGCATGGGAGAGTTGCAAAGCTGGGCAACAAACAGTAAGGAAGCAACCGGCTTGTTTATGATTGTGCAGTCTTCATATTGAAGTTTAGGTTCGACCTTGGATTCATGTGCTGAACACAATGCCACGAAAGAACCTGCAGGGAACAAAATAGAAAGAAACTAAGCAACAGTGTTATTTAAAGGAATATACCTACGATTGGCATGAAGTTGTTCAAGCTATAAACAAACTTTTCTCAATAGACGTTACATAATCATGCAGCAATACAGCATAAAATGCATCAAGCAACAGCCACAGAAGCAGCATAACAGTACATTGTTCTGTAAGATTATGAGATTTGATAAAACCAATGGGGCGATTCTATTTGCTATCACATTTTGTATACAGGGACTTCAGGTACAAGACCACTCACATTGGGCTACAATCCCAGTCAAATCTTTAGAAAAAGTATAATGGGACCTATCATTGATTTATTTCCTCCCCAAAGTACAGAACTATATTACCACCCAAAAAGACTGGCAATTCCAAGCTTAGAAGGTAGTAATCACCGAGACAGATATTACTAACTGGTTTCGTCGCCAAAATGGAAGACATACTTCACCTAAAACACCTGATGTGGTCCCAAGCTTGGAAACTTAAAGTTGCCAAAGACATGCATATGTTTGGGATAATAAGAAGTTAAAGATCTGTGAGCTGCCAGCAATATACCTAAACAAAGCTTCTTCCAAAAAATTGGAAATATCAGCACCAGGCAGAAGATACGACCAGCTTTCTGTTCTTCCAGCCAAGATAAAGGATGCCATCTCTCTCCTCAAGCCTGTAATAGCTGTGGTAACTGTCAAGCAGTGTTTTGATGGTTCTGTTCACCACTGGACTTAATGGGTATGGTCTAAACCCAGCCATTGCAAGCCTTGCCCTCCATTTTCCAAAAGGCTCATGCCTCTCTACTCTTTCCGCACCTTCACAAGCAATTAAATTGACAATATCCCTTGCAACACAGTGCTGCTCTGTGCTAATCCGCTTCTTATCATCCCTGGGGCAAGCAACATCTATTGCCTCAAACATCGCTGTGTAATAATCAAGAGTCTCCATGTATCTAAGAAAGAAAGGTGCCGTGTTTGTGTTTGCCTCCTGCTCTACAAGAGTTACCACCCTAGGAGAGAGGCTCTTGACCATTCTCAATATTCTATCGCGATGGTTTTCTATGCCGACGCTCTCATCAGGAGTATGATGCAGCTGATAAGCAAAATTAACAACGATGGCCTCCCCAGGTCTTACACAAAGATCTTCAAATACAACCTCATGACTAGCTGCTGGCACAGCATTGAACTCGAAGGGCAGACCACATGACTGGGCCATTCTGTGCAACTTCTGTCCAACCATATCCAGTCCACCACCTCGGGCATGAGCAGAATTCGAGTCATCTATGCCAGTGATTCTTAGGTATGGTCGCCTCCCAGGCCTTGAAGCAAGGGCCTGTATCATAGTCATCCACTGACTACCCTGAGCGATTTGAAAATCGACGATGTGAATAATGTCTTCACCCTTAACAGCATCAGCTATGGCACCATTGGCAGACATGTAGCCGAACTTGAAGAATGGACAGATCTCATAAAGAAGATGCATATAGGACATGAGCTCAGAACTCGTAGCCACAGGTTCTTTGCACTTCAGAGATTTATACAGGGCATGTCCAGTGAAAGAAAGCCTCGCAATGAGACCTTCCAACATGTAAGCTCCCAGACGTTGCATCGGCTCACCAGAGACAGAAACCATCTCCCTTAACTCAGACATCAGTGCATCTATATAGAAAGAATTCTCGTCAACAGCCTTACCACATGCTATAATTAGCTGCCTCAAATCCCCAGTTTGAATTCCCAAAAGTTCTCTCCAGTTGTTATCATACAAGGCAGTGCCAGGCAGAAAGGAACTGTCGGGGCTACCTATGTCAGAATCGGGTCCAAGCATCACATTTTCTAGATCCTTAAGTGTCCAGGTGGGAACCTGAGTAACACACGATGCACTTGGAGAGGAACCATATGCATGATCAGAGTGGCTCTCTTGCTGAGACAGAGGGCTTCCACTTATGCTCTGAGAAGAGGTAGAGCTATGTGCAGGATAAACACAATTGGCCGAAGACGAGTCTAGGGTGCAAAACTGTGCTTGAAAACCTTGAGCTCTAGAATTACTGCTCTGTGATCCATCATCAGAGGAAATGTAGTTAACATCATCACGATTTTGTTGCACATAGTAATTACCATTGCCCCCAACATGCATTGGATTGCCATTGTGGTATGGTAGTTGGGTATTGTCTGGATATCTGTATGACCGGTTAGAGGCCTGTGTCGACATATTATCTAGTGCAAATTTTGTGGCCAGGAGTTATATGCTGGAACCCAAAGAGATGATCTTGGCGTCTCTACCACAAAATGCT
It encodes:
- the LOC136551019 gene encoding scarecrow-like protein 21, translating into MSTQASNRSYRYPDNTQLPYHNGNPMHVGGNGNYYVQQNRDDVNYISSDDGSQSSNSRAQGFQAQFCTLDSSSANCVYPAHSSTSSQSISGSPLSQQESHSDHAYGSSPSASCVTQVPTWTLKDLENVMLGPDSDIGSPDSSFLPGTALYDNNWRELLGIQTGDLRQLIIACGKAVDENSFYIDALMSELREMVSVSGEPMQRLGAYMLEGLIARLSFTGHALYKSLKCKEPVATSSELMSYMHLLYEICPFFKFGYMSANGAIADAVKGEDIIHIVDFQIAQGSQWMTMIQALASRPGRRPYLRITGIDDSNSAHARGGGLDMVGQKLHRMAQSCGLPFEFNAVPAASHEVVFEDLCVRPGEAIVVNFAYQLHHTPDESVGIENHRDRILRMVKSLSPRVVTLVEQEANTNTAPFFLRYMETLDYYTAMFEAIDVACPRDDKKRISTEQHCVARDIVNLIACEGAERVERHEPFGKWRARLAMAGFRPYPLSPVVNRTIKTLLDSYHSYYRLEERDGILYLGWKNRKLVVSSAWC